Proteins encoded by one window of Nocardia goodfellowii:
- a CDS encoding JmjC domain-containing protein — protein MVQDRTHSFAGLIAPVTKSEFIDKYWGKSTLVLHRTEPDYFGSLFSLADLDACLMTAANRSSKILQVIPPPSSGRSSILTSVSALSKDRLYDAYLSGDTIRLLGVEKVWPPFELLAADVREALDVEIGFNLFLTPPNSQGFPTHVDTLDSFIVQIAGAKQWYIWDPIYDRPLGSQRSNELVAGMKWAEEELTLRDKPVLKAGDVAYLPRGFFHKAVAGDEFSLHVTISFHPLTWVDFFGRAVELAAMEDLELRQDLPPGFVQDREKQEHMSLVFAHLLDRLSKTLSFEATLGSLVDEQVSARTFPPDGHFSVLAGLDEIGPNSTVNRRSGLACLVENAGSTAVIRFGPKRVEGPKGILSTLEFIRDHRTFRVRDLPDSVSLNSKITLVRRLIRDGLLRPV, from the coding sequence ATGGTGCAGGATCGAACACATAGCTTTGCCGGCCTGATCGCCCCGGTGACGAAGAGCGAATTCATCGACAAGTACTGGGGGAAGTCGACATTGGTGCTGCATCGAACCGAGCCTGACTACTTCGGTAGCCTGTTCTCGCTGGCGGACTTGGATGCTTGCCTGATGACGGCAGCGAACAGATCGTCGAAGATCCTGCAGGTAATTCCGCCGCCGAGCAGCGGGCGTAGCTCGATACTCACTTCGGTGTCCGCACTCTCCAAAGATCGGCTCTACGACGCGTATCTCTCCGGAGATACGATCAGGCTGCTCGGCGTCGAGAAAGTATGGCCCCCGTTCGAGCTGTTGGCGGCCGACGTTCGTGAAGCCCTCGACGTGGAAATCGGATTCAATCTCTTCCTGACCCCGCCGAACTCGCAAGGGTTCCCGACTCACGTCGACACACTGGACTCGTTCATCGTTCAAATAGCGGGAGCCAAACAATGGTACATCTGGGATCCGATATATGATCGGCCGTTGGGCTCGCAACGCTCGAATGAGTTAGTTGCCGGTATGAAGTGGGCCGAAGAAGAATTGACGCTTCGCGACAAGCCGGTCCTGAAGGCCGGTGATGTGGCATATCTGCCCCGTGGCTTCTTTCACAAAGCTGTCGCGGGGGACGAGTTCTCGCTTCATGTGACGATTTCTTTTCATCCGCTGACCTGGGTCGACTTCTTCGGTCGGGCTGTGGAGTTGGCGGCTATGGAGGATCTGGAACTTCGTCAGGATCTGCCGCCGGGGTTCGTTCAAGATCGAGAGAAGCAGGAGCACATGTCGCTTGTCTTCGCGCATCTGCTGGACCGGCTCAGTAAGACATTGTCCTTCGAAGCAACCCTCGGTTCACTGGTCGACGAGCAGGTGAGCGCGCGGACCTTTCCACCGGACGGCCACTTCTCTGTTCTCGCCGGTCTCGACGAGATCGGCCCGAATTCGACCGTCAACCGGAGAAGCGGCCTGGCTTGCCTCGTCGAAAACGCCGGGAGTACCGCGGTGATCAGGTTCGGGCCGAAAAGGGTGGAAGGTCCGAAGGGGATTCTCTCGACCCTCGAGTTCATTCGTGATCACCGCACCTTCCGCGTCCGCGATCTGCCGGACTCGGTGAGCCTGAACAGCAAGATCACCCTGGTCCGGCGATTGATCCGCGACGGGCTGCTCCGCCCGGTGTGA
- a CDS encoding MFS transporter, with amino-acid sequence MSAPPAPPGTTRAERGKWVLLFVLSGNMVLDSIEGSVLLLAMPAIGRQLGVPLATTQWMLSGFAFGFAAFIVLGPALTARWGRRAIYLGAMLAFTVASVAGGVVENTAVLIAARVVKGCCVALTAPAGLALISTAFPDGPRQRRAVTIYSLFGASGFTIGLLLSGSFAEWDWRWTFLAPAAVALVLLLVAPKVIPSAPAPRLPRLTAAVLRDGSLMRSTLGAATLNGAYIGLLLLISIQLSERYEWPSWQIAVALLPACVPLVISVPFAGGLVRRFGTVRLIAIGAGAAVLGDLLYLWRPVPAPYPAGLLPVLLLIETGLVLSFAALNMQSTSTIEPRLRPVAVACYQTGVQLGAGVLLAVTGILLSAAGSYRPALLVIAAAGALGCGIAVAGLRKNLPEREFHS; translated from the coding sequence ATGAGCGCGCCACCCGCGCCGCCGGGCACGACCCGCGCCGAGCGCGGCAAGTGGGTCCTGCTGTTCGTGCTGTCCGGCAATATGGTGCTGGACTCGATCGAAGGCTCCGTGCTCCTGCTCGCGATGCCCGCCATCGGCCGCCAACTCGGTGTCCCGCTGGCCACGACGCAGTGGATGCTGAGCGGGTTCGCCTTCGGCTTCGCCGCCTTCATCGTGCTCGGCCCGGCCCTGACCGCCCGATGGGGCAGGCGCGCAATCTATCTCGGGGCGATGCTGGCATTCACGGTGGCCTCGGTGGCCGGCGGTGTCGTGGAAAACACGGCGGTGTTGATCGCCGCTCGCGTCGTCAAGGGGTGCTGCGTCGCGCTGACCGCGCCCGCCGGCCTGGCTTTGATCAGTACGGCCTTTCCGGACGGACCTCGACAGCGGCGTGCGGTCACCATCTATTCATTGTTCGGCGCGTCCGGGTTCACGATCGGATTGCTGCTCTCCGGTTCGTTCGCCGAATGGGACTGGCGCTGGACGTTTCTCGCACCGGCGGCGGTCGCGCTGGTGCTATTGCTGGTCGCGCCGAAGGTCATCCCGTCCGCACCCGCCCCGCGGCTGCCACGGCTCACCGCCGCGGTGTTGCGCGACGGTTCGCTGATGCGCTCGACCCTGGGCGCTGCCACCCTCAACGGTGCGTATATCGGTCTGTTGCTACTCATCTCGATCCAGCTGAGTGAACGCTATGAATGGCCGTCCTGGCAGATCGCGGTTGCCCTGCTTCCCGCCTGCGTCCCGCTGGTGATCTCGGTGCCGTTCGCGGGTGGGCTGGTCCGGCGGTTCGGGACCGTCCGGTTGATCGCGATCGGGGCGGGGGCAGCGGTCCTGGGTGACCTGTTGTACCTCTGGCGACCCGTGCCGGCGCCGTATCCGGCGGGTTTGCTGCCGGTGTTGTTGTTGATCGAGACCGGACTGGTGCTGTCGTTCGCCGCGCTCAACATGCAGTCGACGTCGACGATCGAACCACGGCTCAGGCCGGTGGCCGTGGCCTGCTACCAGACCGGTGTCCAGCTGGGCGCGGGCGTACTGCTGGCAGTCACCGGCATCTTGCTCAGTGCCGCCGGCAGCTACCGTCCCGCGCTGCTCGTCATCGCGGCGGCCGGGGCGCTCGGCTGCGGGATCGCAGTCGCGGGATTGCGAAAGAACTTGCCCGAGAGAGAGTTTCACTCATGA
- a CDS encoding MFS transporter gives MTDTNDRAPAAVADEPADAEPRMTSRHRLTLAALLGATFMIAVDFSILTVSLPVIGEDLGFSLSNLQWIITAFALASAGFMLLFSRIGDRIGRRRIFLAGIAVLTVGSLIGGLAQDPGVLLAARVAQGLATAAVLPAALALLTTSFPEGPLRNKALSFNGALLSLGFAFGALLGGVLTDLLSWRWNFFVNVPVGILILICAPLVLAPSRGEQAKRLDLPGAFTVTLGLLALIYGLTGAQTNGWASAETLVTLLIAAALLTAFILIELRAPEPLAPLRVLTRKTVKWGNIAGLFTLSMQSGLSFLLTIYMQQVLGLSVLTTGLAFALLGLGVFSGGMIAPKVVARFGPRDTLILGLIVQAVATAALLLIGERTGTGMTVLLIASAISGVGHVWAVVSYTITATSALPDSEQGLATALASLTQQIGFTLGTPILSAIAVAWMGVSGDLASQPPDTILGGVRFSILVDALIVLLGAVLVAAFLRAKHLDAEEKTVDTELSPAPA, from the coding sequence ATGACAGACACCAACGACCGCGCGCCCGCCGCGGTCGCCGACGAGCCGGCCGATGCCGAGCCACGCATGACATCCCGTCACCGACTCACCCTGGCCGCGCTCCTCGGCGCGACGTTCATGATCGCCGTCGACTTCTCGATTCTCACCGTCTCGCTACCGGTCATCGGCGAAGACCTGGGGTTCTCCCTCAGCAATCTGCAATGGATCATCACCGCCTTCGCGCTCGCCTCGGCGGGGTTCATGCTGCTGTTCTCGCGCATCGGCGACCGCATCGGGCGGCGCCGGATATTCCTCGCGGGGATCGCCGTGCTCACCGTCGGTTCGCTGATCGGCGGGCTCGCCCAGGATCCGGGCGTGCTGCTGGCCGCGCGGGTAGCCCAGGGTCTGGCCACCGCGGCGGTACTGCCCGCCGCTCTCGCACTGCTGACCACCTCGTTCCCGGAAGGTCCGCTGCGCAACAAGGCCCTGAGTTTCAACGGCGCATTGCTGTCGCTCGGGTTCGCCTTCGGCGCCCTGCTCGGCGGGGTGCTCACCGATCTGCTCAGCTGGCGTTGGAACTTCTTCGTCAACGTGCCGGTGGGAATCCTTATTTTGATCTGCGCGCCACTGGTGCTCGCGCCCAGTCGGGGCGAACAGGCCAAACGACTGGATCTGCCGGGCGCGTTCACCGTCACCCTGGGCCTGCTCGCACTGATCTACGGCCTCACCGGCGCCCAGACCAACGGATGGGCCAGCGCCGAAACTCTGGTGACCCTCCTGATCGCCGCCGCCCTGCTGACTGCATTCATCCTCATCGAACTCCGCGCCCCGGAGCCGCTCGCGCCCCTGCGGGTGCTCACCAGGAAGACGGTGAAGTGGGGCAATATCGCCGGGCTGTTCACTCTGTCCATGCAAAGTGGGCTCTCGTTCCTGCTCACCATCTATATGCAACAGGTCCTCGGTCTTTCCGTACTCACCACCGGACTGGCCTTCGCCCTGCTCGGTCTCGGCGTGTTCAGCGGCGGCATGATCGCACCGAAGGTCGTCGCCCGCTTCGGGCCTCGGGATACCCTCATCCTCGGCCTGATCGTGCAAGCCGTCGCGACCGCCGCCCTGCTGCTGATCGGCGAGCGGACCGGCACCGGCATGACAGTCCTGCTCATCGCTTCCGCGATCAGCGGAGTCGGCCACGTCTGGGCCGTCGTCTCCTACACCATCACCGCCACCTCGGCCCTGCCCGACAGTGAACAGGGTTTGGCCACCGCATTGGCCTCACTGACCCAGCAAATCGGCTTCACACTCGGCACTCCCATTCTCAGCGCCATCGCCGTGGCCTGGATGGGAGTATCCGGCGACCTTGCCTCTCAACCACCCGACACCATCCTCGGCGGGGTCCGATTCTCGATCCTGGTCGACGCCCTCATCGTGCTACTCGGTGCCGTACTGGTCGCCGCGTTCCTCCGCGCCAAACACCTTGACGCCGAAGAGAAGACAGTCGACACCGAACTGTCGCCCGCCCCTGCGTGA
- a CDS encoding TIGR03621 family F420-dependent LLM class oxidoreductase, translating to MTTIHERDFRFTVCVFSPADRDGWIHKARRAEQLGYDVMAVSDHLGAFAPVPTIAVVAEATERLRLAIYVSSSTLYQPRVLARDYATLDQYSGGRIEIGLGAGYSRAEFENAGLPWRPAGERVTLLERATAEFRQVLGDPEFRPRFVQPSGPPVVIAGRGDRVLRLAARHADVIGFSGSAPVPDGDPLRLADMAEIRDRVAFVEAQLGERIHQVQFGIPVHRVLPPGTRTGITDVWQNDVTFSPDELAEHPSILIGTPAENADKLRALRAKFGFSYFNVMESEMDSFAEIIALLR from the coding sequence ATGACTACGATCCATGAGCGAGATTTCCGGTTCACCGTCTGTGTTTTCAGTCCTGCCGACCGGGACGGCTGGATTCACAAGGCCCGCCGGGCCGAGCAACTCGGCTATGACGTCATGGCGGTCTCGGATCATCTCGGCGCCTTCGCGCCGGTCCCGACGATCGCCGTCGTGGCCGAAGCCACCGAGCGGCTGCGGCTGGCAATCTATGTCTCCAGCAGCACCCTCTATCAGCCGAGGGTGCTGGCGCGAGACTACGCGACGCTGGACCAATACTCCGGCGGGCGGATCGAGATCGGCCTCGGGGCGGGCTACAGCCGCGCCGAATTCGAGAACGCGGGCCTACCGTGGCGGCCCGCCGGCGAGCGAGTGACTCTGCTGGAACGCGCGACCGCGGAATTTCGCCAGGTGCTGGGCGATCCCGAGTTTCGGCCGCGATTCGTACAGCCGTCGGGACCGCCCGTAGTGATCGCGGGCCGCGGTGACCGTGTGCTCCGGCTGGCCGCACGGCACGCCGATGTCATCGGTTTCTCCGGATCGGCGCCGGTGCCGGATGGAGATCCGCTACGGCTGGCCGATATGGCCGAGATCCGCGACCGGGTCGCGTTCGTCGAAGCTCAGCTCGGTGAGCGGATCCACCAGGTGCAGTTCGGCATTCCGGTGCATCGGGTGCTGCCACCCGGAACGCGCACCGGAATCACCGACGTCTGGCAGAACGACGTGACATTCTCGCCCGACGAACTGGCCGAGCACCCGTCCATCCTGATCGGCACGCCCGCCGAGAACGCGGACAAGCTGCGCGCTTTGCGGGCGAAATTCGGCTTCAGTTACTTCAATGTCATGGAGAGCGAGATGGATTCGTTCGCCGAGATCATTGCGCTGCTGCGCTGA
- a CDS encoding DsbA family oxidoreductase has product MAEINVEFWFDYLCPWCYIGKRRFEAALADFDRDEDVRVRWRSYDLHPGESKVPDLTIPRRLERDLGLTRAAAEAAVDQVGALAAEVGLDYRMRDALLVNSFDAHRLTHFAAAAGRDHEVRERLLRAYTGEAANLADHHTLLRLGLEAGLEEDAVRALLDSDDYADSVRTDHREGRRLGVSGVPTAIIDQRFTVGGAQPSAVYLEALQQAALSAAAQ; this is encoded by the coding sequence ATGGCCGAAATTAATGTGGAATTCTGGTTCGACTATTTGTGCCCCTGGTGCTATATCGGTAAAAGGCGGTTCGAGGCCGCTCTCGCCGATTTCGATCGGGACGAGGACGTGCGAGTGCGTTGGCGCAGCTATGACCTGCACCCCGGCGAGAGCAAAGTACCGGATCTGACCATCCCGCGTCGCCTGGAGCGCGATCTCGGGCTCACGCGGGCCGCCGCCGAGGCCGCTGTGGACCAGGTCGGCGCACTGGCCGCGGAAGTCGGTCTCGATTATCGGATGCGCGATGCGCTGCTGGTGAATTCGTTCGATGCGCACCGCCTGACGCACTTCGCGGCCGCGGCGGGCCGCGATCACGAAGTGCGGGAACGGCTGCTGCGGGCTTACACCGGCGAGGCCGCGAATCTCGCCGATCACCACACCTTGCTCAGGCTCGGCCTCGAAGCCGGACTCGAGGAGGACGCGGTGCGGGCTCTGCTGGACAGCGACGACTACGCCGATTCGGTGCGTACGGACCACCGCGAGGGGCGGCGGCTCGGAGTCTCCGGCGTCCCGACCGCGATCATCGATCAGCGGTTCACGGTGGGCGGCGCGCAGCCCTCGGCGGTATACCTCGAAGCGCTACAGCAGGCCGCGCTCAGCGCAGCAGCGCAATGA
- a CDS encoding NADPH-dependent FMN reductase: MTDQPLRVAIIIGSVRDGRFGPTAARWTAARAEAYSGLVVDVIDLRDYLLPLVMPEPDRAPDTETAKVRDALGVRLGAADAFIVVTPEYNHTLPAALKNTIDWFFDEWAAKAVAFVSYGGMSGGLRAVEHLRQIFAELHAVSIRESLSFHNPWDTFDGANPRDFESAESAAKTMLDRLVWWARALRTARTDHPFER; this comes from the coding sequence ATGACCGACCAACCGCTGCGTGTCGCGATCATCATCGGAAGTGTCCGGGACGGCAGATTCGGGCCGACCGCCGCGCGCTGGACGGCAGCGCGAGCCGAGGCTTACTCGGGACTCGTCGTCGACGTTATCGATCTCAGGGACTATTTGCTGCCGCTGGTGATGCCGGAGCCGGATCGCGCGCCGGATACCGAGACCGCGAAAGTCCGCGACGCACTCGGGGTCCGGCTCGGCGCGGCGGACGCGTTCATCGTGGTGACTCCGGAATACAACCACACTCTGCCTGCCGCGCTGAAAAACACGATCGACTGGTTCTTCGATGAATGGGCCGCGAAGGCAGTGGCTTTCGTGTCCTACGGCGGGATGAGCGGTGGCCTGCGGGCCGTGGAACACCTGCGGCAGATCTTCGCCGAACTGCACGCCGTGAGCATCCGGGAGTCACTGAGTTTTCACAATCCGTGGGACACCTTCGACGGTGCGAATCCGCGGGACTTCGAGAGCGCCGAGAGCGCCGCGAAAACGATGCTGGACCGGCTGGTCTGGTGGGCGCGGGCGCTGCGCACCGCACGCACCGACCATCCCTTCGAACGCTGA
- a CDS encoding lanthionine synthetase LanC family protein, translating into MAHRNAGFQTSLVQATVEVADLLRGNARIARDGGMYWHQPVPSARPPVLGPHLYAGTAGISLFFAAMAKVFDADEFREISERAIAPVRADIRQICADPVRMQRLQQPLGGLAGLGSVIYTLVRIGDLLNDESFADDAQIAARLLSADRIAAAKHDVMIGSAGAIMALLALAERRPKRIAGGERPLELAVRCARHLSRSDEWISAEGPAAAGFCHGRAGIGAAFARLYERTNRPELWQMVPRLFADVASSGPSGPRQAPTLDDRFLNSWCKGAPGIALGHIALSRVTSRRQPGDTVHMLETTGAPGLSETDDLCCGNSGRIDVLVYAASALREPGYLDAAAAIATRVMQRAREQGRYSLKLANGTDVDPRLFPGVAGIGYSLLRLSAPDSLPCVLAMA; encoded by the coding sequence ATGGCCCATCGAAACGCGGGCTTCCAGACTTCGCTGGTGCAAGCCACGGTGGAGGTTGCCGATCTGCTCCGGGGGAATGCGCGTATCGCGCGCGACGGAGGTATGTACTGGCACCAACCGGTCCCGTCGGCTCGACCGCCAGTTCTAGGACCACATCTTTACGCCGGCACCGCGGGCATCTCTCTGTTCTTCGCAGCGATGGCGAAAGTCTTCGATGCTGACGAATTCCGCGAGATCTCCGAGCGGGCGATCGCCCCGGTGCGCGCCGACATTCGTCAGATCTGTGCCGACCCGGTCCGAATGCAACGACTCCAGCAACCGCTCGGCGGACTCGCCGGCCTCGGATCGGTCATCTATACCCTGGTGCGGATCGGCGATCTGTTGAACGACGAATCGTTCGCCGACGATGCACAGATCGCTGCCAGGCTGCTGAGTGCCGACCGTATCGCCGCCGCGAAACACGATGTCATGATCGGCAGTGCCGGCGCCATAATGGCTCTGCTGGCGCTCGCCGAACGGCGTCCGAAGAGAATTGCGGGCGGCGAACGGCCCCTGGAGCTTGCCGTGCGCTGTGCACGTCACCTTTCGCGGTCCGACGAATGGATATCGGCCGAAGGGCCTGCGGCAGCAGGCTTCTGCCATGGAAGGGCGGGCATCGGCGCCGCTTTCGCGCGGCTCTACGAACGAACGAACCGTCCTGAACTGTGGCAGATGGTGCCGCGACTGTTTGCTGACGTGGCCTCCTCGGGGCCATCCGGGCCGCGGCAGGCACCGACCCTGGACGACCGCTTCCTGAACTCTTGGTGCAAAGGCGCCCCCGGAATCGCCCTGGGACACATCGCGCTGAGCAGGGTCACCTCTCGTCGGCAGCCCGGCGATACCGTGCACATGCTCGAAACAACCGGTGCGCCGGGACTATCTGAAACGGATGACCTCTGCTGCGGAAACAGTGGCCGGATAGATGTTTTGGTCTATGCGGCCAGTGCCCTGCGGGAACCCGGCTATCTCGATGCGGCAGCTGCGATAGCGACCCGGGTAATGCAGCGAGCGCGGGAGCAGGGTCGCTACTCGTTGAAGCTCGCAAACGGCACGGACGTCGACCCGCGGCTCTTTCCAGGCGTTGCGGGCATCGGGTACTCGCTGTTGCGGCTGTCAGCGCCCGACAGCCTGCCATGTGTGCTCGCGATGGCGTAA
- a CDS encoding MarR family winged helix-turn-helix transcriptional regulator — translation MGNARSSAELSARDLCGLVNQLARQIQDHVHVCAAGLGLTAPQAMALHELGAALTMRQLADRMACEPSNITFVIDKMENLDLVERRPHPHDRRAKQLVLTPRGRDLRTELLHVMSLESPLGELTAGDQDQLRELLLRAVGRGAESESARI, via the coding sequence ATGGGAAACGCCAGGTCGAGCGCCGAATTGTCCGCACGCGATCTGTGCGGCTTGGTCAATCAGCTGGCCCGGCAGATCCAGGACCATGTCCACGTCTGCGCCGCCGGCCTCGGTCTCACCGCCCCGCAGGCGATGGCGCTGCACGAGCTGGGCGCGGCGCTGACCATGCGCCAGTTGGCCGATCGGATGGCCTGCGAGCCGTCGAACATCACCTTCGTCATCGACAAGATGGAGAATCTGGACCTGGTCGAACGCCGGCCCCATCCACACGACCGGCGCGCCAAGCAATTGGTCCTCACCCCGCGCGGTCGCGACCTGCGCACCGAACTGCTGCACGTGATGTCGCTGGAGTCCCCGCTCGGCGAATTGACCGCGGGGGACCAGGACCAGCTGCGCGAGCTGTTGCTGCGAGCGGTCGGCCGCGGAGCTGAATCCGAGTCGGCCCGAATTTAG
- a CDS encoding winged helix-turn-helix transcriptional regulator, with protein MATSLPLTDVFPKDCPGRPVFEQVTGRWGLFILIALDPGPLRFAQLRDRIGGISDKMLAQNLRALVRSGLAERSVEPSSPPRVSYALTALGRDLAERLRGLVEWSDQHAADILSAQRRHDDAESAEKAEASDRPVIHTPGQLSIGHRD; from the coding sequence ATGGCTACCTCGCTGCCGCTGACCGACGTCTTCCCGAAGGACTGCCCGGGTCGGCCGGTGTTCGAACAGGTAACCGGTCGATGGGGACTGTTCATTCTCATCGCGCTCGATCCGGGGCCGCTGAGATTTGCCCAGTTACGTGACCGAATCGGCGGGATCAGCGACAAGATGCTCGCGCAGAACCTGCGTGCGCTGGTCCGTAGCGGCTTGGCCGAACGCAGTGTGGAGCCTAGTAGCCCGCCGCGAGTCTCCTACGCGCTCACCGCGCTTGGGCGCGATCTGGCGGAGCGGCTGCGCGGGCTGGTCGAATGGAGCGATCAGCACGCGGCGGACATCCTCTCCGCCCAGCGTCGGCACGACGACGCCGAGTCGGCGGAAAAAGCCGAGGCCTCCGACCGGCCTGTAATACACACCCCGGGACAGCTATCGATCGGCCACCGTGATTGA